Genomic DNA from Prunus persica cultivar Lovell chromosome G1, Prunus_persica_NCBIv2, whole genome shotgun sequence:
AAAACCGTTGTTTAAGAAAAcacttatttattttctggtgcttctttttgtttgtttgttttttctattAATTACTAATAAGCAAGGATGCTTAAGTGCTACGAGAGGGAAAAAATGGTTAGAGGACCAATATGGAGTGTTTTTgcagcaagaggaagatgtaCGTGAGCCCACTTGCATCCTGAGCTCGCAAGATTTCTATGTGAAACAGGTGTGGTTTCTTTCTAATTGTTATTCCAATTGGGGCCATGGTTTTTTATCTGCTCCTAATTgatatatgaagaaaaaaaaacataatcatattttgatattagattCATGGTTGCGATATAATCATATATGTATTCTAATGGTTTTATAAAGTTTTAAATgacacttttcttttttccttcaaaaaaGAACTTAATTTTATGAAGTTTTTCCATATACACTTTTCTTATGAAGAAAGAGATTGTATTATCTGTTTAGTTAAATTTGCTcatatgtttatgtttttggAGTAACTTTTGCATGTTGCGGGTGCACCACGTGGCTAATGTATCATCCAATACACATAGAACATGTAGAAATATTGTCCAACACACATaggatataaaaataaaatattttcatatgtCCTTTGTGTATTGGATGGTTACACCAGCCACGTTGTGtacccaaaaaatataaaaatttgggCTAACGACAAAAAGACACCCTGCTGGTTTGGGGTGGTTCTCAATTTGGACTCCAGGGTatcaattttatcattttccattgGTGGCTTCGACGGCTCCTTCACCACTCCATTCTCTTCTAAAACTCAACAGCAACAATGGCAGACGCCGTCGTTTCAACAACCTCAGTCTGCTGGTGGCTTTGGGTTTCAGAGTCCGTTCACTGCGCCACAATAGTCGACTCCCTTCCCTAATTCTCAATTGACTACTCAGATGGCTCCTGTTACTCGTCTCCCCTTCCCTCTTGCGGTTTActtttctccctcttttttctattttgaattttgtttttacattttgttttaatttttattaatattgtaCTTTGTAAAATGACAAACTTACCCTTATAATTGACGGAAAATTAGATGGAAATGTAAAAACTTGACCATAGGTgttaaatttgcgataaaatCTATTATAAAGACTAAATtggctgaaaaaataattcaaggtAGACATTTCAACAAGAGTTATAGTTCAGGGGGATTTTTTGGCACTTTACCCTATTGTAAATTAATGAGTTATGGATTCAATTTAACCTTGTAGTTTGTTGCACATGGAATGATTCGTAGTTCTGCTAATTTCTTTCtcgcataaaaaataaaaaaatttatatatatatatatatataatacagtcctgatctcttcaactacaggggtccaagagatttatggtcactcaccgttgaatgtaaattcaacggttcactcactcttgcactccttctaaaaaacttttttaaacaattggattaatatccaacggtgggtgaccacaatctcttggactcctgtggtccaagagatcagcactgatatataataataaaaacgcAATGGCATGTTGGAGCATTCAAAACGGAATCAACTCACGTGCACAAGGCAAGCGCTAAATGGGGCAAAATTGGAGGAGAAAGCTCTTCCTCTTTCCAATGTAGTTCCACGCTTTGTCTGCCTCTATCCGCGTCCATGAGGTGTTCGAGGACCTTGACTTGACTGTAGGCATTTCTTTCAATAATGTATTCATCTCTGCTGCAGCACACCGACCCCTGCCAAGCTAAAATAACTACAAAACAACTCCTTCAGCTCAAGCGTTCACCGTACAAGCGTTCTCTGTAGTACCAATTAATGGGTGACAGGACATCCATTGAAGCCCCGTCCTCAAAAACTTGGAAGTACCAAGTGTTTTTGAGCTTTAGAGGTGAAGACACGCGCAAGGGCTTCACAGGCCACCTCCACGCCGCATTATCTGATGCCGGGATCCGCGCCTTTCTTGACGACAACGAGCTAGAAAGAACGGAATTTATAAAAAACCAACTGGAGCAGGCAATCCACGGGTCCATGATCTCGATAATTGTCTTCTCAAAGCGGTACGCTGATTCCAGTTGGTGTCTTGACGAGCTGGTGAAGATCATGGAGTGTAGAGAGAGATTGGGGCAACAGGTTTTTCCATTGTTCTATAATGTTGATCCTTCAGATGTCCGGAATCAAACTGGTAGTTTTGCACAAGCATTTGAGAAACAAGAGGCGCGAGGataaacatgagaaagaaaaggtaCAGCGGTGGAAAAATGCTCTCACTCAAGCTGCAGATTTGTGTGGGGAAGATCTTAAAAATGCTGACAATGGGTAATTACTAATTTCTTGTTCCTTGGATTATCGTCTCCTTAAAAATGTTCTGTcgcttttgtttttatttttccaactATGTTTTAACTGtacattctttctttttgactttcaactatccattatttcttcttccttaagATCCATTTAACATTTGATGTTAGAAAATAATTTGCTCATTCTAAATTATAAAGTTAGGGATTCAATTTAACCTTGTAGTTTGTTCCACATCGAATGATTCGTAGTTCTGCTTCTTTGTTTAATTGTCAGGAATGAAGCAAAGTTTATCAAGAAAATTCTTGGGGAGGTTAATAAGCAGTTGTACAGCAAATACCAATTAGACAACGAACACCTTGTTGGAATTACTTCTCGGGTGAAGgttttgagtaatttcttAGATATTGAAAAATCAGGTTCTAAGGATGTTGTTCGCATGATTGGTATTTTGGGGATGGGCGGCATTGGAAAAACAACGCTTGCCAAAACCATTTATAACAAATTTGAACGTATCTTTGAGGGTAGGAGTTTCCTTGCAAACGTGAGGGAAGTAATTGCACACCAACCCATTAATGGTCTGGTTGGTTTGCAAGAACAACTTCTAAATGATATCTTGAAAAACGAGGGCATAAAGGTTGGCTCTGTTGCTAAAGGGACCGAgatgataaaaaaaagacttccTTGTAAAAGAGCACTTGTCATAATTGACGATGTAGATGATCTACAGCAACTAGAAGAAATAGCTAGAGCTCGTGATTGGTTTGGTCCTGGGAGTAGAATTATTATAACAACAAGAAATAAACATTTGCTAGTCCAAGTTGGAGTGGACAGCACATATGTGGCTGAAGAAATGGATGAGGAAGAAGCTCTAGAGCTCTTTAGTTGGCATGCCTTCAAAAGAGGTTATCCTGATCAAGAATACCTTGACCTCTCAAAACGTGTAATTCGTTACTGTCAAGGCTTGCCACTAGCACTTCGAGTTGTAGGGTCTTTTTTGATTAAAAGAACCGCATTAGAATGGGAAAGCCAATTGGAGAGATTGGAAAGAAGTCCTCATGAAGCAATTACAAAAATACTGAGAATAAGCTTTGACGGGCTACCTGACCGTATAGACAGAAGTACATTCCTTGATATATCTTGTTTCTTTATTGGAATGGACAAGGAATATGTCACACAAATATTAGATGGATGTGGCTTTTCTGCAACGCTAGGAATCCCTATCCTCATTGAACGGTGCCTTGTAACTGTTAGTGAGCAAAACAAGCTGATGATGCATGATTTGCTTCGAGACATGGGAAGAGAGATCGTTTATGAAAATGCCGACGGTCAccctgaaaattttagtagaTTGTGGAAACGTGAAGATGTAACAGATATATTGAGCGATAAATCTGTAAGTACTTTCCCAGTAAAGTTTTAGAATGCATCATGCAAGAGAAGCATATGTATCCCGTGcctataataaattaaaatgtccttttccatttctttattttttttgtttagtacaagcgatagtctaaatcaAAGTAAAAGAGGGGGTTCTCACACATCCACACTACCAAGGTGCCATTTGAACCTGAGAACTTAGTCTGCAAGTTTAGACCATTTTTCACTTTGTTGACTCTGTTGCAATTTCTTATATTATATCCATTATGATCAAAGATCAGTTTGTAAATAAAGCTTTGATTGCAAACACAAACTATAGGGCATAACATGGTCCAATACTATTACTTATACCTTTTggttaatacatacatggatttttcatgtttgtaaATCATTTTTCTAACTCGGTATCTTTTGTTAACAGGGaactaaaaaaattggagGAGTTGCTCTAGATTCGGATCTAGATATGACTAGATTCAGTGCACAAGCATTTACCAACATGAAAAAACTGAGGTTACTCCACCTCAGCAGAGTAGAGCTCACTGGAGAGTTCAAAGATTTTCCCAAAAATTTAATGTGGTTGAGCTGGCATTATTTTCCTTTAGAGTCCATGCCAGATGACTTTCCTATGCAACCAAAACTAGTTGTTCTAGACCTGCAGTATAACTCACTCAAAATACTTTGGAAGGATTGCAAGGTATAATAATCTCAACCTAGTNNNNNNNNNNNNNNNNNNNNNNNNNNNNNNNNNNNNNNNNNNNNNNNNNNNNNNNNNNNNNNNNNNNNNNNNNNNNNNNNNNNNNNNNNNNNNNNNNNNNNNNNNNNNNNNNNNNNNNNNNNNNNNNNNNNNNNNNNNNNNNNNNNNNNNNNNNNNNNNNNNNNNNNNNNNNNNNNNNNNNNNNNNNNNNNNNNNNNNNNNNNNNNNNNNNNNNNNNNNNNNNNNNNNNNNNNNNNNNNNNNNNNNNNNNNNNNNNNNNNNNNNNNNNNNNNNNNNNNNNNNNNNNNNNNNNNNNNNNNNNNNNNNNNNNNNNNNNNNNNNNNNNNNNNNNNNNNNNNNNNNNNNNNNNNNNNNNNNNNNNNNNNNNNNNNNNNNNNNNNNNNNNNNNNNNNNNNNNNNNNNNNNNNNNNNNNNNNNNNNNNNNNNNNNNNNNNNNNNNNNNNNNNNNNNNNNNNNNNNNNNNNNNNNNNNNNNNNNNNNNNNNNNNNNNNNNNNNNNNNNNNNNNNNNNNNNNNNNNNNNNNNNNNNNNNNNNNNNNNNNNNNNNNNNNNNNNNNNNNNNNNNNNNNNNNNNNNNNNNNNNNNNNNNNNNNNNNNNNNNNNNNNNNNNNNNNN
This window encodes:
- the LOC18793178 gene encoding TMV resistance protein N — translated: MISIIVFSKRYADSSWCLDELVKIMECRERLGQKVIPLFYNVDPSDVRKQTGSFAQAFEKHEAGICEGKHEKEKVQRWRNALNQAADLCGEDLKNADSGHEAKFIKKILGEVNKQLHNKYQLDIEHLVGITSRLNDVVRMIDIENSGSKDVVRMIGILGMGGIGKTTLAKTIYNKFERIFEGRSFLANVREVIAHQPINGLVGLQEQLLNDILKNEGIKVGSVAKGTEMIKKRLPCKRALVIIDDVDDLQQLEEIARARDWFGPGSRIIITTRNKHLLVQVGVDSTYVAEEMDEEEALELFSWHAFKRGYPDQEYLDLSKRVIRYCQGLPLALRVVGSFLIKRTALEWESQLERLERSPHEAITKILRISFDGLPDRIDRSTFLDISCFFIGMDKEYVTQILDGCGFSATLGIPILIERCLVTVSEQNKLMMHDLLRDMGREIVYENADGHPENFSRLWKREDVTDILSDKSGTKKIGGVALDSDLDMTRFSAQAFTNMKKLRLLHLSRVELTGEFKDFPKNLMWLSWHYFPLESMPDDFPMQPKLVVLDLQYNSLKILWKDCKV